The Gossypium hirsutum isolate 1008001.06 chromosome D06, Gossypium_hirsutum_v2.1, whole genome shotgun sequence genome contains the following window.
TCCCATGCTGAGGAATGGTGAAACTGGAGATTGGATAGGAACGTTTGAAGGACACAAGGGAGCAGTGTGGAGTGTTTGCTTGGATACAAACGCTTTACGGGCTGCTTCTGGTTCTGCCGACTTTACTGCGTAGTTATTCATTCTTGATCGCTGTTATTTGCTATATGTTTTTGTACTCTAAaagttgtttgtttgtttgtttattgtttgtGATTGCATATATATGCAGATTGTGTATATAATACGGGAGGTCTTTGAACATCTCACTATAAATTGCCAATTTGTATTGTTGCTTTTCTTGTGCCTGCTCTATACGATTTTCTATCTGCTGTTGCTTATTGATTCTCAAAAAATGTACTATCACTTAAAAGTGGACAATACTTTTAATAATGGTTTGCTTACCCTACATAACTGCTCGTGCTTCAATCTCCTGCTGCTATAGTTTGAATTGAGATATTTTAACTTGGAATCTTGGACAGTATATGTTGTTTCAACTGCTGTTTCTTTATGGGGTTGTTCATTGATAAAAGGTTGATAGATCTTGTGAAATGCCATTTCTTTTGTGCAGGAAAGTGTGGAATGCACTAACAGGTGACATATTGCACTCATTTGAGCATAAGCATATAGTTCGAGCTTGTGCTTTTTCTGAGGTAAATTCGGTgcttttcattccatttaagcTTTCACTTGGATGAACTAGTCTAGTTGATACATGGTGGAATATGGTAGGGCAAATTAAAGAAAGATATGGTGTTAGAAATGTGAACAGCTTATGTGGGTTCGTGAATCATCGTTCTTTTGATAAAAGGATATTTATACGATATATTAGGCAGGTTGTTGAACAGCTTTCTAGGTTACCCTTTTTGTCATTATTACTATGTGAAAGTAATTTTAATTGCTTACAGATAACCTCTGTGGTTCTTGTGAGTAGTACTGATTGTTTCTAAATGCAAGCTAGTAGTGCAACATTTAATGGCTTCTCTTGATCTTTAGTTTATTTGGTTGCCTTGACAAGGAAATTTAAACTATGTTTTGACTTCTGAAGGCCTGGTCAACATGCAATGAATTTTTGTCACAATTATCAtaatatttttgttcattttgttatTCTTGTAAGGAATTTATTAGAATACGAAGGAACCTCTACCTTCTTTGCTATTACAGATATAGGTGGACCATTTCTCCACTATTAAAGCCGTAATTGTTGATACTATCATATTAACATGGAAAATCATAAATAAAGACATTCTGAATTGACTTGCGTAAATTTGTCCATATATGAAGTCATACTCATAGGAGTCATGGTGAATGTTGGGATTATTGAAAAGATAGTGCATTGTTCTATCTTATCTGAAAATAGCACTAGTTTTCAGTTTTTCTTAAAGGCCTTTTGCTCATCATTAGTTAAGTTCTGTTGTGGAATTGTTGATTTCTTTGTACCCAATATTAAATTTTGGCCAAGAACTCTAATTGTTATTGCCTGTTTTACTTCTTGCTTGTTATTCACCTCATTCAAGGGTTTCTGATTTTGAATCAGGATACACGCCTTCTTTTGACTGGAGGAAGAGAGAAAGTCCTCCGTATTTATGATTTGAATCATCCAGAAGCACCTCTGAGAGAAGTAGACAAATCTCCTGGATCAGTCAGAACGGTTTCATGGATGCATAGTGATCAGACGTTATTAAGTTCTTGCACTGATATGGGGGGTGTCAGGTATCCATCTCCCTCGTTTAGAGGTTCTTTCATGTAACTTCTGTAGCATATGTAGTTCATTGTTCTTTAAAAGAAAGCATTTTGCTTGCTTTTGTTGTTATTTAGTATCGATTCCTATTACCTGTTTGGATACCATGACACTTTAGTTGGAGGGTTTGAGACCAAATCTGTAGATGCATGAATTTCAGTGGACAACAGTTTTAACTTTTGTATGTAAGCTTATTTCAGAGGGAGGGAGAAAGCTGAATAGCACACGACATATAAGTAGTTGCAGTCCAGATGCCTGCTTGTTGATTCagtaaatttttagttaatttaaagCATTTTTACAGGGTATATAACTGTGTCAAATTTATCTCATATGTTGTTATTAACCTAGTGTAATGTTTGTCATGGTTATGGCATCTTTGCCCTCTCCTATTTCTGAATTTCTTACTGGCTGTACAGATTATGGGATGTAAGGAGTGGTAAAATAGTTCAAACACTAGAGACCAAGTCACCTGTGACCAGTGCTGAAGTGAGTCAAGATGGCCGATATATTACAACTGCAGATGGAGCTACAGTTAAGTTCTGGGATGCAGGCCAGTAAGTTCCAACTTCAACTGAGATTGGTCTGATTGTTGTGCGAGAATATCTACTCTTAATTGATCTTTGCATTATGCCTTTACTCAGCTTTGGGTTGGTAAAGAGCTACAACATGCCTTGCACGGTTGAATCGGCTTCATTGGAACcaaaatatggaaataaattcATTGCCGGAGGAGAAGATATGTGGGTTCGTGTTTTTGATTTCCACACCGGAGATGAGACAGGTATGTTCTCAAACGTAATATGTGGCTTTGCACAATAGATTTGGTGCTTGAATCCACATGTCATATGTGATCTCATGTTTTTAGTTTCCATTTTTTCCCCATGACTGATTGACATCGGGGGTGTGCAGCATGCAACAAGGGTCATCACGGTCCTGTACATTGTGTACGTTTCTCACCAGGAGGGGAATCATATGCCTCAGGATCCGAGGATGGAACTATCAGAATATGGCAGACAGGCCCTTTGACTGATCATGAAGAAACCAAATCACATGCAGCAAACGGATCAGTTGGAAAGGTGAAGGTATCAGTGGAAGAAGTTTCGCGGAAGATTGGGGGCTTCCATATTGCAGAAGAGGGCAAGACCAAGGAGAAAGAGTAAACAAGAGGGTGATAATATCGAGCAGTCTGCAGGCATAATTGCATTCAGCCAACATCTTCAACATAGTTTTTCATATCAgactttcttttctatttttgcataaattctagttttgaatttgatatatatgtaAACTTGGACTAATGTTTTGTAAAAAGTAGTAATGACATCTATACTTTAAATTTATGGTGTTGGTGTGATCACTCACATCCACAAGTCATCCAAGGACTACACTATAATGTCTTACTGCTTGCCAAGTCTATCAGAAAGCAATGGATTTATTATTAGCTCAGGGAACGTTTTATGATAAAATTGCATGTTCCACGGTCAGTTGGCCGCAGCCCCTGATGAGTCCAAAGATCAAATTTTAGAGATGATTATCGTTCCAAGGCATGTGGAGGCTAAGTGTGGGTGCATAAGCTAACTTAATCAACCACAGTTAATAATCAAAGCGTTGGCTACATAAATCAATTGAATTGAAGATCAACCAAATTTGAGTTATTTCTCATTCCAATTCAATCTCTGGATCATACGATGAAATCTTGATACATATCCCAGGCCTCTCATGCAGTGatattggtaaaaaaaaaaaaaagctctgATGGTTTTTCCATAACACCCTCAAATCAATGCATCCCTAATTTGTTACACATTAGTAATCCCACTCAAGCTATACTTGAAACCAGATATCTAAATGCAAGATTTACTTAGTCAATGCTGAAACTACCACTCAttatgttatgaaaattttaccacAACAGCAGCAAGTCTCGAAATTAGATGGATGATACCTTTGGAACATCAACTGGGAAATTCTGGATCTCATCCATCCATGGGTTTTTCTCCTTTGCTGGATTTACGGTCCTCAAAGCTTTCCATACAGCACTGTTGCATTTGAATCCAGAACCAAATGCTATTTGCCATGTTCTGTCCCCTTTCCTAATCCTACCCTTAGCTTCCGAATATGCCAATTCATACCACAGAGAACTGCTTGAGGTGTTGCCAAATCGGAAGAGAGTCATTCTTGATGGTTCCATATGCCATTCGGAGAGCTGCAAATTCTTCTCCAGTTCATCCAAAACAGCTCTTCCTCCAGCGTGAATGCAGAAATGTTCAAAAGCTAGCTTGAAATCTGGAATGTAAGGCTTGATCTTCATTTTGAAAAGCTTCTTTCCAACCAATGTAGCAAAGAAAAGCAGCTGCTCAGACATCGGAAGAACCAGAGGCCCCAATGTGGTGATGTTGGTCTTTAGAGCATCACCAGCAACTGCCATGAGATCCTTTGACAATGTAACACCAATCTTTCCTGCAGAGTCTTCTTCCTGTGTAACACAAGCAAAGCACTTATCATCCGCACCCTTGTGAGTGCGAACAGTGTGAACCAATTGGTATTTGGATCTTCTTCTGTCAGAGCGTTTGTTAGAGAGCAGTATTGCCGCCCCTCCCATCCTGAATAAGCAGTTTGAAACAAGTTTTGAGCGATCATTTCCGAAGTACCAGTTCAAGGTGATGTTCTCCATGCTGATAACCAGTGCATAGGAGTTCGGATGGGCTTGAAGTAGATTCTTTGCAAGATCTATTGAGAGCAAACCAGCACTACAGCCCATTCCTCCCAAATTGTAGCTTTGAATATTCCCTCGAAGCTTGTAATGGTTGATAACCATGGCAGACAAAGATGGCGTTGGATTAAACAAGCTGCAGTTCACAACCAAAATTCCAATGTCTTTGGGTTTTACGGAGGTCTTAGCCAAAAGTTCATCAATAGCACCAAACATAACAATCTCAGCTTCTTTTCTGGCTTCTGTCATTGATGGGTTAGGTGGAACATTGAGGACAGCCTCTGGAAGATATGTCTCCTCGCCAAGCCCGGACCTTTCAAGAATCTTACGCTGAAACTGAAGATTTTCCTCTGTGAAGGTACCAGCCAATTGAGACCGATCCATGAAGATCCTTTTGGGGCATTTCCGAGATTCATCTGGTTTATAGCAAGCAAAGTTGACAAGGTAAACAGGACGAGGACGAGTGAGAAAGTAGAGGGTTGACAAGAAAACAAGAAGAGTCGAGCAGATGATGACAGATATGAGATTGTATTGAAGATGCTCCCAAAGATCATAAAGATCCAGGATAGAAAATGTTGAGAGTTGTGCAGTGATTACAACTACAAGAGGGGAAAGGAAGAGATACATTCCATGGGTGATCAAGTAATGGTACCCAAGCTTCACATATTTTAGCTTAACCGATTTCTTAAAATCAGGTAGCTTCCGAGACGATGATGGGATCAATGGTTGCAATGGTTTTGAATCAGTCATATTTTACCTGTTAAACACTGAACTCACTGTATTACATCAAACACAAAAACGGGAATCAAAAGGAAAAGACAATTCAAAACCAACAAGAAAGACAGCCGGCAAAACAAATAGAAGGTAAAATTAACCAACAAATGTTGGGTGTAATGGTAAAAGCACAATACACTCCGAGGAGAGAACATGGGTTCAAAACTTAGAGACGATATTATTAGGAGGAACGGCCACAAACACCAAACATAGACCATAAAATGGCATGAAAgattaccaaaaataatatagaaGGTAAAGTCGAACCAGAACTTTTTACATGGTCtctctcctttccttttcctaAAT
Protein-coding sequences here:
- the LOC107901193 gene encoding 3-ketoacyl-CoA synthase 11; amino-acid sequence: MTDSKPLQPLIPSSSRKLPDFKKSVKLKYVKLGYHYLITHGMYLFLSPLVVVITAQLSTFSILDLYDLWEHLQYNLISVIICSTLLVFLSTLYFLTRPRPVYLVNFACYKPDESRKCPKRIFMDRSQLAGTFTEENLQFQRKILERSGLGEETYLPEAVLNVPPNPSMTEARKEAEIVMFGAIDELLAKTSVKPKDIGILVVNCSLFNPTPSLSAMVINHYKLRGNIQSYNLGGMGCSAGLLSIDLAKNLLQAHPNSYALVISMENITLNWYFGNDRSKLVSNCLFRMGGAAILLSNKRSDRRRSKYQLVHTVRTHKGADDKCFACVTQEEDSAGKIGVTLSKDLMAVAGDALKTNITTLGPLVLPMSEQLLFFATLVGKKLFKMKIKPYIPDFKLAFEHFCIHAGGRAVLDELEKNLQLSEWHMEPSRMTLFRFGNTSSSSLWYELAYSEAKGRIRKGDRTWQIAFGSGFKCNSAVWKALRTVNPAKEKNPWMDEIQNFPVDVPKVSSI
- the LOC107901194 gene encoding serine-threonine kinase receptor-associated protein isoform X1; this translates as MDKKKIAVPLVCHGHSRPVVDLFYSPVTLDGFFLISASKDSSPMLRNGETGDWIGTFEGHKGAVWSVCLDTNALRAASGSADFTAKVWNALTGDILHSFEHKHIVRACAFSEDTRLLLTGGREKVLRIYDLNHPEAPLREVDKSPGSVRTVSWMHSDQTLLSSCTDMGGVRLWDVRSGKIVQTLETKSPVTSAEVSQDGRYITTADGATVKFWDAGHFGLVKSYNMPCTVESASLEPKYGNKFIAGGEDMWVRVFDFHTGDETACNKGHHGPVHCVRFSPGGESYASGSEDGTIRIWQTGPLTDHEETKSHAANGSVGKVKVSVEEVSRKIGGFHIAEEGKTKEKE
- the LOC107901194 gene encoding serine-threonine kinase receptor-associated protein isoform X2, encoding MDKKKIAVPLVCHGHSRPVVDLFYSPVTLDGFFLISASKDSSPMLRNGETGDWIGTFEGHKGAVWSVCLDTNALRAASGSADFTAKVWNALTGDILHSFEHKHIVRACAFSEDTRLLLTGGREKVLRIYDLNHPEAPLREVDKSPGSVRTVSWMHSDQTLLSSCTDMGGVRLWDVRSGKIVQTLETKSPVTSAEVSQDGRYITTADGATVKFWDAGHFGLVKSYNMPCTVESASLEPKYGNKFIAGGEDMWVRVFDFHTGDETVSIFSP